The genome window TGCACGAGGAAAATACTGTTTTAACTGTTGCCCGGCCTGTTCGATGCCCTGGCACAATCCTTCTGTAAACTGTCCGCGGCGGAAATGGGTACGCATTAACTCCTTGGTTGACTCCCAAAAATCCTTTGGAACAACCTGATTTATGCCCTTGTCGCCCAAAATGGCAAACTTATGATCTTCCGTCGCCAGATAAAAAAGGACACCGTTTTGCTGGGCCGTTTTATCCATTTCCAGTTGGTAAAAAACCTGTACGGCACGGTCTAACACATTCGACTCCGCACATTTTGCTTCCAGATGCACCCGGACCTCGCCCGATGTATGGCCCTCAGCTTCCTGAATGGCTGCAACAATCTGTTTTTGCTGCTCTGGCGAAAATAAGTTGATGGCCGACATAGCGTAAGAAAGAATAAGAAGCCATACAAAAAGCCTTAGCGCTTCTCGTATGGCTTTCTAGGATTAAAACTGTACCGATGGGGCCGATTGAGCTGCCTGAGACGCTTCGAAAAGACCCCGACGCTGGAAACCAAAAACACCAGCAAAAATATTGTTCGGGAACGAACGAACGGAACGGTTATACTCCGTTGCGGCTCCGTTGAAATCATTACGCGCTACCGTAATCCGGTTTTCCGTTCCTTCAAGCTGGGATTGCAATTCCTGGAAATTTTGGGTTGCTTTCAGGTCTGGGTATTTCTCGACTGTCACCAACAGGCGCGACAGGGCACCACTTAACTGATCTTGTGCCTGCTGAAAACGCTGAATATTTTCGGGCGTTAGCTGATCCGCATTCAGGTTGATACCCGTAGCGCTGGCCCGTGCTTTAACGACTGACTCCAATGTGCTTTTCTCGAAGTTAGCCGCCCCTTTCACGGTGTTTACCAAATTAGGAATCAGATCTGCCCGCCGTTGATACTGAGTTTGTACATTAGCCCAGGCTTGATCAACCCGAACATCTTTATCGACCAAGCCGTTGTAGGAGCTACATCCGAATACAACAAAAACAAGTGCTATAACAATACCAATAATGAGACCTCTTGACATGGTTGTGTTGAATAGGTTAATACGTCAAAGTTGCGCAAAACAAGGCATATATTGTGAATATATTACACAATTGGGCCTTTTCAACTATTAACCATATATCTGTGTTGATGGTTGGAAATGGATGGCTTCTGCTTCATTTTAGTTTGCAGATAGAAGCCCCTGGAATTAAACACATATTGTATGAATCTGTCACTTAAAGGAAAAACGGCTCTTGTCTGCGGAAGTACCCAGGGAATTGGCTGGGCCAGTGCCGTCGAACTTGCCCTGCTCGGTGCGAATGTAACCTTGTTCGCCCGAAATGAAGAAAAACTAAAAGAAGCCGTTGAGAAACTGGATACAACGCAAGGGCAAACGCATCGCTATCTGGTAGCGGACTTCGCCCAAACGGAGCAGGTGAAAGCTGCTTTGGATGCTTATCTGGTTGAAAATCCAGTCGTCCATATTCTGATTAACAATACCGGCGGACCGGCGGGCGGACCCTTAATCGACGCCAAGCCGGAAGAATTTACAAAAACTTTCGCTGCGCATCTGATTAACAACCAGCAACTAGTGCAGGCGCTCGTACCAGCCATGAAGGAAGCGGGCTATGGGCGAATTGTCAACATCATTTCCACATCCGTTAAACAGCCCATTGTGGGTTTGGGCGTATCCAATACGATTCGGGGAGCCGTGGCTCAGTGGGCAAAATCGCTGTCGCTGGAACTGGGAAGTTTTGGCATTACGGTGAATAACGTATTGCCGGGTTACACGCGAACCGCCCGTCTGGAATCGGTGCTGAACATGCGGGCCGAAAGTTCAGGCAAGTCGAAAGAAGAGGTAGTCGAGCAGATGCAGCGTGAAATTCCAACGCAACGCTTTGTCGAGCCAGAAGAAGTAGCGGCTGCCGTTGCTTTTTTATGTACGCCCGCTGCGACCTCGATCAATGGCATTAACGTGCCGGTCGATGGCGGCAAAACCGGAAGCTTGTAAAATAAAGGAGCCCGAAAACTAGTCTCGGGCTCCTGTCATCAAAAAAAAGGAAGATTAAGCTACCTGCGCTTCTTTCATGCGTTCGGCATTCTCCGCAATCCGAAGCTGCTCAATAAATTCGTCAATATCGCCATCCATCACC of Tellurirhabdus bombi contains these proteins:
- a CDS encoding TPM domain-containing protein gives rise to the protein MSAINLFSPEQQKQIVAAIQEAEGHTSGEVRVHLEAKCAESNVLDRAVQVFYQLEMDKTAQQNGVLFYLATEDHKFAILGDKGINQVVPKDFWESTKELMRTHFRRGQFTEGLCQGIEQAGQQLKQYFPRANDDKNELSDELSF
- a CDS encoding LemA family protein, giving the protein MSRGLIIGIVIALVFVVFGCSSYNGLVDKDVRVDQAWANVQTQYQRRADLIPNLVNTVKGAANFEKSTLESVVKARASATGINLNADQLTPENIQRFQQAQDQLSGALSRLLVTVEKYPDLKATQNFQELQSQLEGTENRITVARNDFNGAATEYNRSVRSFPNNIFAGVFGFQRRGLFEASQAAQSAPSVQF
- a CDS encoding SDR family oxidoreductase — protein: MNLSLKGKTALVCGSTQGIGWASAVELALLGANVTLFARNEEKLKEAVEKLDTTQGQTHRYLVADFAQTEQVKAALDAYLVENPVVHILINNTGGPAGGPLIDAKPEEFTKTFAAHLINNQQLVQALVPAMKEAGYGRIVNIISTSVKQPIVGLGVSNTIRGAVAQWAKSLSLELGSFGITVNNVLPGYTRTARLESVLNMRAESSGKSKEEVVEQMQREIPTQRFVEPEEVAAAVAFLCTPAATSINGINVPVDGGKTGSL